CAGGAATTTCTCCCTGGTGGACCGCCGACAGCAGCTCGCTGATCTCTTCCTGGGTGAGAATGCGTTCCACGACGCCTCCTACTGGACCACGAAATCGGTGAAGTAGATCCGCTTGATCTTGCCGGTCTTGAGAAAACTGTTCAGTTTCGCCGTCAACTCGGCCCGCAGCTGCATCTTGCCCTGCAGGTCCTGCAGCTCGTTGAAGGACTTGTTGCCGATCAGCATGATGACGGCGTCGCGGATCTGCGGCATGCGCTGGTTGACTTCGTCGACAGCCTGTTCGTTGGTCAGCTCCAGGGTCATGGCCGCCTTCAGGTAGCGGGTTCCCGATTCGTCGAGAATGTTGACGATGAACGATTCGATGTTGACCATGGGGCCGACATCGGAACTTTCGAGCGCCGCCGCTTCCTGGGCGGCCTTCCCCTTTTTCGCCTCCTCGTCACTGCCGCCGAGCAGCAGGAAGGCGGCGACCCCGCCGCCGATCAGGACCACCAGGGCGATGGCGATGATCAGGATGAGCTTCTTCTTGCCGCCCCCCTCCGGGGCTTTTTCGGTCTTTTCTGCCATGCGTCGACCTCGTTCGTCAGAAAGGTAGCTGTTCGGTTGCGTCGATCAGATAGGGGAGTTCTTCCCGGTAGTTGCCGAGATTTTCCAGCACGAATTCCACCCGCCGGTTCATGGCGCGGTGTTCGGGCGTGTCATTGTCGATCACGGGATGCAGCGAGCCGTAGCCGACCGCCGACATGCGGTCGAGGGGCATCAGCTTGTTGGCCGCCATGAACTTCAGAACGTTCACTGCCCTCTGCACCGAGATGTCCCAGTTGCTCAGCCCGGAACGGCGGCTGCGGGTATTGTCGGTATGCCCCTCGATGCGCAGGCTCATCGGCAGTGGGCGGACCAGCTCGGCGACCTTGCGCAGGATCGGTTCGGCCTCCGGCTTGATGGTGGTTTTCCCGGAGTCGAAGAGGATTGCGCTGTTAACCCGCAGGACGACGGCCCCCCGATCCTTGACCAGCTCGATGTCGCGATCGATGCGCAGCCGCTGCATGTGCGACTGGATGCGCTTGTAGACCCGGGTGACCAGGTCGTCGAAGATGGGCGCCACGTCGACGATCTTCGGTTTGGTCACCTCGGCCTTGTCCGAAGAGCCGAGCACGCCGAAGGCGCCGCGCAGGGAGCCTGCCGCATCCATGAACTTCATCTTGTCGAGGCGTGCCATGGAAAGCATGAGCACGAAGAAGGTCAGCAGCAGGGTGACCATGTCGCTGAAGGTGACCATCCAGGCCGGCGCGCCGGCCGGTTCTTTTTTCGGTTTTCTCGCCATCTGAAGATCCGTATCAATTCTTGAAGTTGCTTTCCCGTTCCTTGGGGGCGAGGAAGGCGTGCAGTTTTTGCTCGATGATGCGCGGATTCTCGCCCTTCAGGATGAGCTTGAGGCCTTCGGCGATCAGCGATTTGTCGAGGACTTCCGAGGCCGAACGGTTCTTCAGCTTGCCGGCGACCGGCAGGCAGATGACATTGGCGATGATGGCGCCGTAGAAGGTTGTCAGCAGGGCGACGGCCATGGCCGGACCGATCGATGACGGATCGTTCAGCGACTGCAGCATCTTGACCAGACCGATCAGGGTTCCAATCATTCCCATTGCCGGCGCGTAGGTACCGAAGGCGACGAAGATGTCGGCGCCGTTTTCGTGCCGTTCCTGGATGTAGTCGATTTCCCGGTCGAGCAGCTCCTTCAGGGTTTCCGGCTCCTGGCCGTCGACCGCCATCTGCAGGCCCTTGGCGAGAAATTCGTCGTCGACGTCGTTCAATACCGATTGCAGGGAGAGTACCCCCTCCTTGCGCGCCTTGCCGGCGTACTCGACCAGGGTCTTGACCCGGTCCTTCGGATTGGTGGTCTTGTGCAGAATGGTCTTCTTGAAAATGCTGATCGAGCGGAAAACATCGCCGAAAGGATAGTGGATCAGGACCGCACCGATGGTTCCGCCGACCACGATCAGCGCCGAAGGGATGTCGATGAAGATCAGCAGACTGCTGCCGCTGGCCATCGCCATGATCATCAGGGTGAAGGCGCTAATGATGCCGACAATGGTCGAAAGGTCCATTGGTTACCTCTTGGATGCAGAATAATGGTTTTTCTTTTGACGCAATGGCTGCTGCCCCAGGGTTTATCAAGAGATGTGCCACCGTGAAAAAGCAGAAAAATTGACACGGTGGCAAGGTTGAAAGTTGTTGAAAAACAAGAATAAAAAAAATTCGGTGGGTAAACAAAAAGGGCGGACCGCCCGTGGAAGAAAAGGGCGGTCCGCCTTTGAGTCATGATTTTGACCCGGGCCGGAATTCCGGCCACCTGGGCTAGCGCTTGAGGTTGATCAGTTCGTTGAGCATCTCGTCGGTGGTGGTGATGATCTTGGAGTTGGCCTGGAAGCCGCGCTGGGTGGTGATCATCTTGACGAATTCCTGGGCCAGATCGACGTTCGACTGCTCCAGGGAGTTGGTGAAGATTTTGCCGACGCCGGAACCGACGGTGCCGATGATCGGCGGACCCGACTTGTCGGAGGTGGAGAAGAGGTTGGCGCCTTCCTTGGTCAGACCGCCGGGGTTGGAGAACTTGGCCAGGGCGATCTGGGCCAGTTTGCGGGGCTGGCCGTTGCTGAAGTTGCCGATGACGTAGCCGTCGTTGTCGATGCTCAGCTTGACCAGGGTGCCGGTGCCGAAACCGTCCTGTTCCTGGGCCACCACCACCGAATCACTGGAGAACTGGGTGGTCTGGAAGTCGATGGCGATCTGCTGGTTCTGGTCGGCGGCGTTGGTCCAGGTCAGGGCGCCCGGGTTGGTGACGCCGATCACCGGGGCGGTCAGCTGGCCGGTGTTGTCGAACTGCATGGTCCCCTGGCCGACGATGGTCAGGGTGCCGGGTGTGCCGCCGATCTCGCTGCTGTCGACGGTGGTGTACCAGCCCCATTCCAGCGGGTTGGTCGCCGGGTCGAGCTTGGTGAAATAGGTGGTCAGCAGATGGGTCTGCCCCAGCGAGTCGTAGATCTGGATCGAGGCCGCGTAGTTGGAGGTGTTGGCCGGATCGTTGATGTCGAAGGGACCGACATAGGGTGCGTTGGAGTTGAGGTTGGTGTTGAGGGTGATGTTGGCGGTGGCGTTGGCCGGGCTGAAGGAGCGGGTGTTGGCCTTGATGTCGGTCAGGTCGCCGATGGTATTGCCGTCCATGTCGAGCATGTAGCCCTGGACCTTGAATCCTTCCGGATTGACCAGGTAGCCGTCGGCGTCAAAGCGGAAGGCGCCGGCGCGGGTGAAGCGCAGCTCGGAAGTGACCGGGTCGGCGACCATGAAAAAGCCGGGGCCCTCGATGGCGAGGTCAGAGTTGAGTTCGGTGTTCTGGAAGGTGCCCTGGCTGAAAATGTTGTCGACGACCGAAAGACCGGAGCCGCGGCCGATCTGGGAAGTGCCGCCGGAGCCGGAGACGCTGCTCGAGAGCAGGTCGGCGAAGAGAGCCCGGCTGGTCTTGAAGCCGATGGTGTTGCTGTTGGCGATGTTGTTGCCGATAACGCTCATGGCGTGACTGTTGGTGGTCAGACCGGAGACGCCACTGTAGAGACTGCTTGCGATGCCCATGGTTTGTTTCCTCCTCGATGGGCCGCCTCAATCGGTCGGCGGCCCGCGAACCTCCTCGATGAGGACCGGTTCGGCTGGGGGTGATCAGGCGATCACCGCACTGTCGATGTTGGTAAAGACGTTTTCCTTCAGGTTGCGGCTGTCGGCCACCGTGACGATCGTGCCGTTGCGGACGCTGACGACCAGCGCCAGGTTGTCGAGCAGCACCAGGGCGTCTCTGCCCCCCTTGCCGCCGACTCTGGCCACGGCGTCCTCCAGGCGCCTGGTCTGGGCCGCGTCGAGGCGGATGCCCCGCTGGTCCATCCGCTCGGTCGCGTGGCGCGAGAAGCGCAGTGCCGAATGCTCGACAGTTCGCTTCAGCACCTGGTCGAAGGATGTCGCCGGGCGGCTGTTCGTGCCGCTTCGTTCCGGTTGCCGGCCGATGCCGGGGCCGCCGAGCGGCCGCGGAACGATGGTGACCGGCGTGTTCACGGTGTGCCTCCCTTCACGTTCTGCAGCTGGCTCAGGGCGAACGCGCCGCTGGTTGTTTCGACCCGCGTGCCGGCGGCATCGAGCTGCACACCGTCGACAGTCGCCCGCACCAGCGTGGTGGCTTCGATCTTCCTGTCGTCCATGTCCCTGGCGACCACCGCGATCCGGTAATCACCGGGTGGCAGGGGAGTCCCCGCGTCGTTGCGGCCGTCCCAGCTGAGGAAATGCTCCCCGGCCGAGGTCCCCGGTGCCGTCAGGGTCGCCACCGTCTGGTTGTTGGTGTTGAGAATGTGGACCGACACCTCGCTGGCGGACACCGGCAGGTGATAGCCGAATTCGACCGGCGTGTCCTGATAGCGGAAAATGTCCGATTCCGCCACGACTTCCCGACCGATCAGTCCCAGCGCCGAAAGCCGCTCCATGTCGCCGCTGAGCGATCCGAGCCCTTCCAGGGTCTTGTTCATGTTGAACATCTGCTCCAGCGCGCTGAACTGGGCGAGCTGGGCGGTGAACTCGGTCGGGTCGGCCGGATTGAGCGGATCCTGATTCTCCAGCTGGGCTACCAGAAGCTGCAGAAAATCCTCTTTGCCGAGGGTCTGCGTGGTCAGGGACGTGCCGGTTGCCGCCGGAGTTGTCTGGCTGCCTATGCCGTTGATGGCTGACATGCGGCCTCCTTGTCGTCAGGCGCGTCTAGACGCGCAGGCTCAGGCCCGCACGTTGCGGTGCGGGACGGTTGACGATGGGTTCGGGTTTGACCGGATTCTCCGGCAGCGTATCGTGTGGCCAGCCGCCGAAGTCCTGTTGCCAGGCCTGGTGACCGGAGCGCTGGAAGAACTGGCCGGAGAAGTGGCCCGCAGACTGCTGACCGGAGAAGTGGCCGGAAAAGGGCTGTTCCTGGCCGCCGGCGTGCGGGCTTTCCGCCGCCACCCTGACCTCGATCCGGTCGACACGCAGGCCCTGGTGTTCGAGGGCGTGCCGCAGACTGTCGAGATGACGGTTCAGGACGTCCTGAACCTGGTGCGACTGGGTCTGCAGGGTGGCGGAGATCCGGTTGTCCCGGATGTCGATGTCGAGACGGACCTCGCCCAGTTCTTCCGGATAGAGGCGCAGACTGGCCTGGCCGCTTTCCAGCCTGCCGGAACGGCCGAAGTGGCTGACCACCTGATCGACGACCACCCGTTCGGCGATTCGGTCGCCCGAGGCGAGATGCAGGCTCCTTTCGGGGGGGGCTGCCGGAGCCGCCGGCGCCGGTTGCGGCGTTTCGGAACGGCCGGTTGCCGGCGCGATGACGAACGGGGGGGCTCCCGGGTCGGCGGCGGTTTCGCTTCCCCCCGCCTTCGGAACCGGGTCGTGCGCGGGGAGCGGTCCGGTTTTCGTCGCCGTCGGCGACGGTGCGGTCCGCTCGGGCTGTCCGGTTGCCCGGGTCGCTTCCGCGCCTTGCGCCGGCTGCCGCCCACGATCGCCCAGCAGGTGGGCGAAGCGCTTCTCGGCCAGGCTCATCACCGGTTCGGATTGTTTTCCGTCCTTATCGGCGAGTGGTTGCGGCAGGGGTTGTCCGACAATCGGTTCGACGGTGCTGGCCGTCAGGCCAGGCTGTGCCTGTCCGGTACCCTTTGCCGTTATGGCGCCGATGTCGATACGGATGCCCCTGCTTGTCCGGTGCGTCGGCAGCGAACGCCCGACAGGTGCGGTCTGTTGGAGTTGCCCGACGCGATCAGGCGGCAGACTGTCGTTGCCTGTCGTCAGGTCCGTCATCGCGACCTCGGTCGGCATTCTCTGCGGCAGTTGCGGCACCAGCAGGTTTTCGACAGCGGTTTCGGTTGCGCCGACAGCCGGTTTCGCACCAAGCTCGTTTCCGCCCGGAGCGGTATCTTCGGCGGGGACGGGTATCTGTTGCGGCATGGCCGTCTGCCGTCCGTCCGCCAGCAGCACCATCAGCAGCGCCATGGCGTTCGGATCCGGGCCGGGTCCGCTGCTGTTGCGGAGACTGCCGTCGAGCAGGGCGGCAAAGGGACCTTCACCGACGGCGTTTCCGGTAGGGGCTGCGGCCGGCGGCTGTCCGGGTACCGGCAGGTCGCCGATGGCCACCAGGGGAATTGCCATCATGTTCATGCTTTTTCACCTCCTTTCTTCGTGGAATGGTTGTCCCTGTATGTGAGCCGTCCCGTGCCGTCAGTTCCGCTCCAGGGTCGAGTAGGCCCTGGTGAAGCGAATGGCGTAGGACGGGGGCATCTGCGTGAGAATTTTTCCACGGATCTTGGTCTTGATCCGGGCCAGGATGGCCTGGGAAAGATCCCAGTCCATCTTTTCGAGCAGCCGGGCCGCCTTGGCCTTGTCCATCTTTTCGTACATCCTGGCCAGCTCGGCGAGGCGCTCCTGTTCGGCGGCGTCCTTCTGCTTCAGCATCCGGGCGATCTCGTCGCGCAGGCTTTCGAGTCTGGCCAGGCGTTGCTCCAGCTCGCGCTGCAGGCTGTCGAGTTCGATTTCCCGCTCGCGCAGGGCTTCCTCTTTCTGTTTCAAGGCCTGGCGGTGCTTTTCGATTTCGGCCAGCAGCCGGCGTTCCTCGACACTGGTCGGTCCGGGCTGCGCCGGGCTGTCAGTCGCCTGACTGTCTGCAGCCTGTCCGCCTGCTGCCGGACTGTCCACCGCCCCGGCAATCCCGGCCGGGGTGGTCAGGCAGAGCAGGGCAAGGATGGCCAACAGGTTTTTTTTCATGCCAGTCCTCCGTTCTGTCGCCGCAGGGCGATTTCGTCCAGGCTCCGGTTTTCGATCTGCCGGGCAAGCCGCTGTTGCTCCTGCAGGTGCCGGTCCTTGAGCTTTTCGACCGATTTCTTGTCCTGACTGGCCTTGAGCAGTCTTTCGCGGGCCAGGGCAACCTCCCGGTTGCACTGCTGCAGGTTCTCTTCCATGGCGGCGAGTTCCTGCTGCCGAAGCTGGATGTTGGACTGGAACAGGCGCATGTCAGTCGCCGACATTCCCGTGGCCTGCCGCTGAACGAAATCCCGACAGAGAAATTCGAGTTCGGCGCGTTGCCGGTTGATTTCGGCCAGCAGGGCTTCCTGGGTCCTGATGCGGCCGGCCAGCTCCTGCCTGGCTTCGCGCTCGAGAATATTCCGGTAATTCAGCAGTGCCTCGAGTTTGAATCTCTTGCCCATGGCTCTAGCCTTTCTCGGTTGTCTCCGGCGGCACGGTATTGACGAACAGCTTTCAGCCGTCCGGTTGCGGCCTTATGCGCCGTCTGTTCTCATGTCGCCGCCGTCTGCTGGTAGACGGCCGCCGGCTGAGGCTGGTGCGCGACGATTTTCGGCTCCTGTGCCGGCGTCGGGGTCGAAAGCGCCAGGATTCTCTGGCGTGTCGTTTCGAAGTCGGTCTCGTCGTCCAGGGCCTGACGCAGAAAGTCGTTGATGTCGTCGATTTTGCCAATGGCTTGGTCGATCTTGGGGTTGTTCCCCTTGACGTAGGCACCGATGTTGATCAGGTCTTCCGCCTCCCGGTAAGTGGCCAGCATCTCCCGCAGCCAGCCGGCGGCCCGCTGGTGTTCAGTGTCGGTAATCTCGCGCATCACCCGGCTGGCCGAGGTCAGGATGTCGATGGCCGGGTAGTGGTTGCGCGCGGCCAGCTCGCGCGACAGCACGATGTGACCGTCGAGGATGGAGCGTACGGCGTCGGCCACCGGGTCGTTCATGTCGTCCCCTTCGACCAGGACGGTGTAGAGTCCGGTGATGCTCCCCTGGCCCTTGAAGTTACCTGCCCTCTCCAGCAGCTTGGGCAGGGTGGCGAAGACCGAGGGGGTGTAGCCCTTGGTCGTCGGCGGTTCGCCGATGGCCAGCCCGACCTCGCGCATCCCCATGGCGAAACGGGTCACCGAATCCATCATCAGCAGCACGTTCTTGCCCTGCCGGCAGAAGTATTCGGCGATGGTGGTGGCGACAAAGGCGCCGCGCATGCGCAGTAGCGGTGACTGGTCCGAGGTCGCCACCACCACGACCGAGCGGGCCAGGCCCTCGGGGCCGAGATCACGTTCGATGAATTCGCGTACCTCCCGGCCGCGTTCGCCGATCAGGGCGATGACGTTGACATCGGCGCGCGTATGCTGAGCCATCATGCCGAGCAGCACGCTCTTGCCGACGCCCGAACCGGCCATGATGCCCATGCGCTGGCCGATGCCGCAGGTCAGCAGGCCGTCGATGGCGCGGATGCCAAGCTCGAGGGGACGGTCGATCTTCTCCCGGTCGAGGGGGCCGGCGGGCAGGGCGTAGATCGGCATTTCCTGCTCGCTGCCGGGATCGGGAAGCCTGTCGATCGGCTGTCCCATGGCATCGACGACCCGGCCGAGCAACTCCTCGCCGACCGCCAGGGTGGCGCTGTCGCGCAGAACCCGGATGAGACTGCCCGGTCCCAGCCCTCTCAGTTCGCCCAGCGGCATCAGCAGGGCGCGATCGCCACGGAACCCGACCACCTCGGCCAGAACCGGCTCCTCGCCGTTGAGGGGCTGAAGCTGGCAGAGGGTGCCGACGGTGGCGGTCGGGCAGTAGCCTTCGACCACCAGGCCGACGATCTGCGCCACCTTGCCGCAGACCTTCATCGGGTTGAAACCGGAGAGTTTTTCCAGCAGCCGTTCCATCAGTCCTCTTTGAGGGCTTCCAGCAGGGTTTTTCTGACCTCTTCCAACTGGCCTTCGATGGTGGCGTCGACCTGGCCGAGGTCCGATTCGACCAGACAGCCGCCCCGCTCGATCGTCTCGTCGGCCTTGAAGTAGATGTTTTCCAACCCCTTGATGCTGGCCAGAAAGAGCGGTTTGCGCTCCTCGACCAGTTCGAGATCGGCGGGATTGACGTGAATGACGTAGGAATCCGAGCTGACCGCAGCCTGCAGGGCCATGTTGATGGTCGACAGGACGATTTCCGGATCGACGGTCACTTCGCGGTGAATGACCTGCCGGGCGATGGTCAGAACCAGCCGCAGCATGTCCTGGCTGCTGTTCCTGAGAATCGATTCGCGCAGCCGGCTGATCTCCTCCAGTCCCCTGGCCAGGGCGGAAACGGTCTTTTCAAACTGCTCTTCCGCTTCCTTGCGGCCGTCCCGACGACCACGGCTGTAGGCTTCTTCCTGGCTGAGAAGCTCGGGTGGAGGAGGTGATGCCTGGGCGGCGGCCGGTTCGCTGAAGACGGGATCGGCCGGCTGCGGCGGATCCGGCTGGGGTTCGTCGAAGTTGACGAACTGGACCTGCTGCAGGTTGGCGAACTCCTGGGCGCGGTGAATTCTAGACAAGGACATCGCCACCTCCGCGGCCGGCTATCACGATCTGGCCTTCTTCTTCCAGTTTCAGGGCGATTTCGACGATCGCCTGCTGCATGGCCTCGACTTCGGAGAGGCGGACCGGTCCCATGGCTTCGAGATCCTCCTCGATCATGGCCGCGGCCCGTTCCGAGATGTTGCTGAAGATCTTCTCCTTGACCGAGTCGGAGCAGCTCTTCAGGGCCATGGTCAGCTGATCGTTGTTGACCTCGCGCAGAATGGTCTGCAGGGCTCGGTTGTCGAGTTCGGCCAGGTCCTCGAAGGTGAACATGCGTCGTTTGATCTCCTCGGCCAGTTCCGAATCGGTTTCGTCGATGGCGTCGAGGATGTCCTTGTCGAGGCCGCCTTCGAGCCGGGCGAGAATCTCCACCGCCTTGTCGACGCCGCCGACGGTCTGCTGTTCGTTGCCGGTGACGACGCCGATCTCCCGCTGCAGGGCTTCTTCGATTTGGGCGATGACCTCGTGCGACACCTTGTCGATGTTGGCGAT
This window of the Geothermobacter ehrlichii genome carries:
- a CDS encoding FliI/YscN family ATPase, with protein sequence MERLLEKLSGFNPMKVCGKVAQIVGLVVEGYCPTATVGTLCQLQPLNGEEPVLAEVVGFRGDRALLMPLGELRGLGPGSLIRVLRDSATLAVGEELLGRVVDAMGQPIDRLPDPGSEQEMPIYALPAGPLDREKIDRPLELGIRAIDGLLTCGIGQRMGIMAGSGVGKSVLLGMMAQHTRADVNVIALIGERGREVREFIERDLGPEGLARSVVVVATSDQSPLLRMRGAFVATTIAEYFCRQGKNVLLMMDSVTRFAMGMREVGLAIGEPPTTKGYTPSVFATLPKLLERAGNFKGQGSITGLYTVLVEGDDMNDPVADAVRSILDGHIVLSRELAARNHYPAIDILTSASRVMREITDTEHQRAAGWLREMLATYREAEDLINIGAYVKGNNPKIDQAIGKIDDINDFLRQALDDETDFETTRQRILALSTPTPAQEPKIVAHQPQPAAVYQQTAAT
- a CDS encoding FliH/SctL family protein, whose amino-acid sequence is MSLSRIHRAQEFANLQQVQFVNFDEPQPDPPQPADPVFSEPAAAQASPPPPELLSQEEAYSRGRRDGRKEAEEQFEKTVSALARGLEEISRLRESILRNSSQDMLRLVLTIARQVIHREVTVDPEIVLSTINMALQAAVSSDSYVIHVNPADLELVEERKPLFLASIKGLENIYFKADETIERGGCLVESDLGQVDATIEGQLEEVRKTLLEALKED
- a CDS encoding MotE family protein, which codes for MKKNLLAILALLCLTTPAGIAGAVDSPAAGGQAADSQATDSPAQPGPTSVEERRLLAEIEKHRQALKQKEEALREREIELDSLQRELEQRLARLESLRDEIARMLKQKDAAEQERLAELARMYEKMDKAKAARLLEKMDWDLSQAILARIKTKIRGKILTQMPPSYAIRFTRAYSTLERN
- a CDS encoding TIGR02530 family flagellar biosynthesis protein, which translates into the protein MNTPVTIVPRPLGGPGIGRQPERSGTNSRPATSFDQVLKRTVEHSALRFSRHATERMDQRGIRLDAAQTRRLEDAVARVGGKGGRDALVLLDNLALVVSVRNGTIVTVADSRNLKENVFTNIDSAVIA
- a CDS encoding flagellar hook-length control protein FliK; the encoded protein is MNMMAIPLVAIGDLPVPGQPPAAAPTGNAVGEGPFAALLDGSLRNSSGPGPDPNAMALLMVLLADGRQTAMPQQIPVPAEDTAPGGNELGAKPAVGATETAVENLLVPQLPQRMPTEVAMTDLTTGNDSLPPDRVGQLQQTAPVGRSLPTHRTSRGIRIDIGAITAKGTGQAQPGLTASTVEPIVGQPLPQPLADKDGKQSEPVMSLAEKRFAHLLGDRGRQPAQGAEATRATGQPERTAPSPTATKTGPLPAHDPVPKAGGSETAADPGAPPFVIAPATGRSETPQPAPAAPAAPPERSLHLASGDRIAERVVVDQVVSHFGRSGRLESGQASLRLYPEELGEVRLDIDIRDNRISATLQTQSHQVQDVLNRHLDSLRHALEHQGLRVDRIEVRVAAESPHAGGQEQPFSGHFSGQQSAGHFSGQFFQRSGHQAWQQDFGGWPHDTLPENPVKPEPIVNRPAPQRAGLSLRV
- a CDS encoding flagellar hook assembly protein FlgD, producing the protein MSAINGIGSQTTPAATGTSLTTQTLGKEDFLQLLVAQLENQDPLNPADPTEFTAQLAQFSALEQMFNMNKTLEGLGSLSGDMERLSALGLIGREVVAESDIFRYQDTPVEFGYHLPVSASEVSVHILNTNNQTVATLTAPGTSAGEHFLSWDGRNDAGTPLPPGDYRIAVVARDMDDRKIEATTLVRATVDGVQLDAAGTRVETTSGAFALSQLQNVKGGTP
- the fliG gene encoding flagellar motor switch protein FliG; translated protein: MITDKSFAKLTGVEKAAILLLCLGEETTTRVFEELPDDDVRILSRCMMNISHVPANLAKDVIEAFKKDSSEYTGLFVQGREFVRKAISSAGDPERASSLIEQVENTTDERPLETISLMQPRMVASLLQAEHPQTVALILSTQKPEHASRIISFLPEEMRADIMYRIANIDKVSHEVIAQIEEALQREIGVVTGNEQQTVGGVDKAVEILARLEGGLDKDILDAIDETDSELAEEIKRRMFTFEDLAELDNRALQTILREVNNDQLTMALKSCSDSVKEKIFSNISERAAAMIEEDLEAMGPVRLSEVEAMQQAIVEIALKLEEEGQIVIAGRGGGDVLV
- a CDS encoding OmpA/MotB family protein yields the protein MARKPKKEPAGAPAWMVTFSDMVTLLLTFFVLMLSMARLDKMKFMDAAGSLRGAFGVLGSSDKAEVTKPKIVDVAPIFDDLVTRVYKRIQSHMQRLRIDRDIELVKDRGAVVLRVNSAILFDSGKTTIKPEAEPILRKVAELVRPLPMSLRIEGHTDNTRSRRSGLSNWDISVQRAVNVLKFMAANKLMPLDRMSAVGYGSLHPVIDNDTPEHRAMNRRVEFVLENLGNYREELPYLIDATEQLPF
- a CDS encoding flagellar hook protein FlgE; this translates as MGIASSLYSGVSGLTTNSHAMSVIGNNIANSNTIGFKTSRALFADLLSSSVSGSGGTSQIGRGSGLSVVDNIFSQGTFQNTELNSDLAIEGPGFFMVADPVTSELRFTRAGAFRFDADGYLVNPEGFKVQGYMLDMDGNTIGDLTDIKANTRSFSPANATANITLNTNLNSNAPYVGPFDINDPANTSNYAASIQIYDSLGQTHLLTTYFTKLDPATNPLEWGWYTTVDSSEIGGTPGTLTIVGQGTMQFDNTGQLTAPVIGVTNPGALTWTNAADQNQQIAIDFQTTQFSSDSVVVAQEQDGFGTGTLVKLSIDNDGYVIGNFSNGQPRKLAQIALAKFSNPGGLTKEGANLFSTSDKSGPPIIGTVGSGVGKIFTNSLEQSNVDLAQEFVKMITTQRGFQANSKIITTTDEMLNELINLKR
- a CDS encoding flagellar basal body-associated FliL family protein; protein product: MAEKTEKAPEGGGKKKLILIIAIALVVLIGGGVAAFLLLGGSDEEAKKGKAAQEAAALESSDVGPMVNIESFIVNILDESGTRYLKAAMTLELTNEQAVDEVNQRMPQIRDAVIMLIGNKSFNELQDLQGKMQLRAELTAKLNSFLKTGKIKRIYFTDFVVQ
- the fliJ gene encoding flagellar export protein FliJ, which gives rise to MGKRFKLEALLNYRNILEREARQELAGRIRTQEALLAEINRQRAELEFLCRDFVQRQATGMSATDMRLFQSNIQLRQQELAAMEENLQQCNREVALARERLLKASQDKKSVEKLKDRHLQEQQRLARQIENRSLDEIALRRQNGGLA
- a CDS encoding motility protein A encodes the protein MDLSTIVGIISAFTLMIMAMASGSSLLIFIDIPSALIVVGGTIGAVLIHYPFGDVFRSISIFKKTILHKTTNPKDRVKTLVEYAGKARKEGVLSLQSVLNDVDDEFLAKGLQMAVDGQEPETLKELLDREIDYIQERHENGADIFVAFGTYAPAMGMIGTLIGLVKMLQSLNDPSSIGPAMAVALLTTFYGAIIANVICLPVAGKLKNRSASEVLDKSLIAEGLKLILKGENPRIIEQKLHAFLAPKERESNFKN